In Senegalia massiliensis, a single genomic region encodes these proteins:
- a CDS encoding aromatic acid exporter family protein produces the protein MKNLLYKAAKIAIGVILSIFIANIIGLKYAATAGVICMLSILDTRTQTYIVGIKRLMTSLIAIVLATILFRVGGHNLLVLGVFLMIFIPILTILKSTEGMAVSTVLVTHIYDINTLSWDIMTNEIGILLIGILVAWAMNIHMPNREKEIRNKQFEVESLIRTVLYNMKLELLNQCSIELQDDSLKSLDETLAEGMDYAINFNNDFLLKDNSYFIKYFNMRRQQYQILVNMQKNIKEEFITVEKAKPLSDFTERLSKELDECNTGEDLLKRADKLKDYYENSQLPITRKEFENRAILYQYFNDLIYFTEVKLNFMRKYGEIKYCNSRE, from the coding sequence ATGAAAAACTTATTATATAAAGCAGCAAAGATAGCCATCGGTGTTATATTATCTATTTTTATAGCAAATATTATTGGTTTAAAATATGCTGCAACAGCAGGAGTAATATGTATGCTTAGTATTTTGGATACAAGAACTCAGACTTATATTGTAGGGATTAAAAGACTTATGACATCATTAATAGCAATAGTCTTAGCTACTATTCTATTTAGAGTAGGTGGACATAATCTACTTGTGTTAGGTGTGTTTTTAATGATATTTATACCTATACTAACTATTTTAAAAAGTACAGAGGGAATGGCAGTTAGTACAGTTTTAGTAACTCATATTTACGATATTAATACATTGAGTTGGGATATCATGACCAATGAAATCGGAATATTACTAATTGGAATTTTAGTAGCATGGGCTATGAATATTCATATGCCTAATAGGGAAAAGGAAATAAGAAATAAACAATTTGAAGTAGAAAGTCTAATAAGGACTGTGCTATATAATATGAAATTAGAATTATTAAATCAATGTTCAATAGAATTACAAGATGATAGTTTGAAAAGTCTAGATGAAACTTTAGCAGAAGGTATGGACTATGCTATTAATTTTAATAATGACTTCTTATTAAAAGATAATAGTTATTTCATCAAATACTTTAATATGAGAAGACAACAGTATCAGATTCTGGTAAATATGCAGAAAAATATTAAGGAAGAGTTTATAACTGTTGAAAAGGCAAAACCATTAAGTGATTTTACTGAAAGGCTATCTAAAGAGCTAGATGAATGTAATACAGGGGAGGATCTCTTAAAACGAGCAGATAAACTAAAGGATTATTATGAGAATAGTCAACTGCCTATAACGAGAAAAGAATTTGAAAATAGAGCTATTTTATATCAATATTTCAATGACTTAATATATTTTACTGAAGTTAAATTGAATTTCATGAGAAAGTATGGGGAAATAAAGTATTGTAATTCAAGAGAATAA